In the genome of Deltaproteobacteria bacterium, the window GGTGGTGCGCAGCTTGCGGGGATCGAGGAGGTCTTCGTAGCTAAGGTCGCGAACCTCGCCGCCAACTTGGCAGGGATACGAGGTTGGATCGAAACGGGTGATGCGGCCAATACCTGAGCGACCCTCAACGAGCGATTGCCAGAACGCATCCAGCCCGTTGCCGGTTGGCCCGATCAGCCCGATCCCAGTAATGAGAACCCGTTGCACCTTCCGTCCACCCCGTCAGTTCAGCCGTCCTGCCGAGTTAAGCGTCGCTAGAGGCCAGCCTGGCGGTCAACCGGGCTGCTGCTCATGCCCGCCATTGCCATTTATGATGCGGCCGTGCACGTAATCTGCAATCGCTCCGAACCCGTTCAGTTCCAAGATGAGAATCGGATCGATTTCAATCTGGTACTCCTCCTCGATCGCGACCTGTAGCTCCGTGAAGGCGACCGATTCCATTTGGATTTCGTTGTCCACCGAGGCGGTCTCGGTGATCTGCTCCAAGGGAACCCCCGCAATCTCGTGCATTAGAATCGCGAGTCGCTTGCGAACGGCTTGGCGTGTCGGCGTTGCCTGTTCTAATTCCATCGTCCACCAGATTCTACGCCATCGCCACGCCCGGGACTTCCAAGGAATTGAACCAAAACATGTCGCACACTCTGGGCTCTCCAGCTTGACTCCGGCGCCAAGATTTGGCGAAGATACGAACTTGGCGGCGGAAATGTCAAGCGCAAACGCAAATCACCTGACGTGTAGCGGGATTTCTCGGAGGAAATCGAGGCCTGCTGCAGGTGCGGCTGGTGACGAGGCGGTGACGCGTGGGTGACGACGCGGCTTTTCGGTTACTGGCGGGACTCACCTTCAAGGTTGCCGAGGGACCGGAGATTGCGCGCGCGCTGGAGCTGCGGCGGCAGATATACGAGAGCGAGCTCGGGCATCACGGAATTGACGCTTTCGACGAGCGAGCCCATCAGTTGGTTGCGGTCGATTCCACGGATGAGATCGTTGCCGCGGCGCGGATACTTGCGCCTGACCAGCGCCCGTTTGAAATCGAGCGGTTTGTGGATCTATCTCGCTTCATTCCAACGGGTCGCTCACCCGCTCAGGTTGGTGGATTTTGGATCCGACCTGAGGATCGCCGCGTGCGCGGCAAGGGGTTCCTACCGCTGGGAATGCTCAAGCTAGCCTACGCGTTCGCCCGAAAAAACGGCATTACGGACTTGGTCATGCGCACACACATCCAGCAACTGCGTGGATTTTACACGCGCGCCTTGTTCCGACCTCTGGACCATATGTCATTTGTACACCCTGACTGGGGCCGGGTGTACGTCATGCACCTAGATTTGACGGACCTTGAAGCGTGCCACTCGCACTCACGTGAGGCAATTGCTCGCTTCTTGGCGGCCGATGTCCCGAACATCCGGGTTTGACCCGGGGCAATGACGTATCACTCGATCATACCTTTGCTTGCGGCGGTGGCGTGCCTCGCACTTGGCGTCGGAGTGAACCGAAGAGGCCCGCGCACGCCGATCAGCCAGGTCTTCACCTTCCTCGCGTGCATGCTCGTCCTGTGGAATCTGAACTTCTTCGTCTCATACGCCGTGGCCGATCGCGAGGTCGCGATGAGCCTCACACGGGTGCTTCACATCGGAGGTATCTTCGTGCCCCCGGCGATCTTGCATGTCGTCTTCGTGCTTCGCGACCATCGCCCTCGCTGGTGGCGCAACGCCCTGCTGATAGATTATGCGTTCTCGTTCGCTCTGTTAATTCCAAATGCACTGGACCTGTTCATCTCCGACCTGAGGCAGTTTGCCTGGGGCTACCACTCGGTCGGTACACGGCTCTACGACGCGTATACGGTCGTAGTCATAGGGAACTTCC includes:
- a CDS encoding acyl carrier protein, translating into MELEQATPTRQAVRKRLAILMHEIAGVPLEQITETASVDNEIQMESVAFTELQVAIEEEYQIEIDPILILELNGFGAIADYVHGRIINGNGGHEQQPG
- a CDS encoding GNAT family N-acetyltransferase, which gives rise to MGDDAAFRLLAGLTFKVAEGPEIARALELRRQIYESELGHHGIDAFDERAHQLVAVDSTDEIVAAARILAPDQRPFEIERFVDLSRFIPTGRSPAQVGGFWIRPEDRRVRGKGFLPLGMLKLAYAFARKNGITDLVMRTHIQQLRGFYTRALFRPLDHMSFVHPDWGRVYVMHLDLTDLEACHSHSREAIARFLAADVPNIRV